A genomic window from Halomonas sp. LR3S48 includes:
- a CDS encoding DNA replication terminus site-binding protein, with the protein MAPAPTYRLLAELEVAFDMLIERTEALLEAYAASPAEDWAFRVEASTEWLRRALLDFWYTDGQDGRATRSHVGLIAADDTLMTRVAEVNAAKTEFAERLARIKAEDPPLLAEAKAVLPFRHPQLHDHLRGSGLARLHLKQCWRAIPMAEAPVARVRLAWYSSGRSIKRLTVQEVEKKLLALDSDAPHVRIQLRKLAALPSSEPLAQVQSQAPLMRANLFYCEPLEDGRTRRAMNVALPLFLPAPRGHLPDHNLPPATPPPNRTRARRSDEKLEETPYLPSLRIYRYR; encoded by the coding sequence CTGGCGCCGGCACCGACCTACCGGCTACTGGCCGAACTGGAGGTCGCCTTCGATATGCTGATCGAGCGCACCGAGGCGCTGCTCGAGGCTTATGCCGCTTCGCCCGCCGAGGATTGGGCCTTTCGGGTCGAAGCCAGCACCGAGTGGCTGCGCCGCGCCCTGCTCGATTTCTGGTACACCGACGGCCAGGACGGCCGCGCCACCCGCAGCCATGTCGGCTTGATTGCCGCCGATGACACGCTGATGACCAGGGTGGCCGAAGTGAATGCAGCCAAGACCGAATTCGCCGAGCGGCTGGCTCGCATCAAGGCCGAGGACCCACCGCTGCTGGCCGAGGCCAAGGCGGTGCTGCCGTTTCGCCACCCACAGTTGCACGACCACCTGCGCGGCAGCGGCCTCGCCCGGCTGCACCTGAAGCAGTGCTGGCGAGCCATCCCCATGGCCGAGGCGCCGGTGGCCCGGGTACGCCTGGCCTGGTACTCGAGCGGTCGCTCGATCAAGCGGCTGACGGTGCAAGAGGTCGAGAAAAAGCTGCTGGCGCTGGATAGCGACGCACCCCATGTGCGCATTCAGCTGCGCAAGCTGGCGGCGCTACCCTCGAGCGAACCGTTGGCCCAGGTGCAGAGCCAGGCGCCGTTGATGCGCGCCAACCTGTTCTACTGCGAGCCATTGGAAGACGGCCGCACCCGCCGCGCCATGAACGTGGCGCTGCCGCTGTTCCTACCCGCGCCGCGCGGTCACCTGCCCGACCACAACCTGCCCCCGGCCACCCCGCCGCCGAACCGCACCCGGGCACGGCGCAGCGACGAGAAGCTGGAAGAAACGCCCTACCTGCCCAGCCTGCGGATCTACCGCTACCGCTGA
- a CDS encoding tellurite resistance TerB family protein → MNASKILQQLMQQAGGQSGNRNSGGVDVKGMLEGLTRQLGGGSAGQASAGGSGLDVKSLLGGGAMGLLVGSKRGRKLGGKALKYGAIAAVGMLAWKAWQNSQNAKGQSGQPAASGGEGERVEVLQGELQERRSLELLQAMIMAARADGHIDAQERELITQQIDALGADDELHRWVEQQLSAPLDAEALARQADSPQAAREMYLISVAVIDEQNPMERAWLDQLAKALKLPAELAGELEYQAQQAG, encoded by the coding sequence ATGAACGCCAGCAAGATCTTGCAGCAGCTGATGCAGCAGGCCGGTGGCCAGAGCGGCAACCGGAATAGCGGGGGAGTGGACGTGAAAGGCATGCTCGAAGGCCTGACTCGCCAACTGGGAGGCGGTTCGGCGGGCCAGGCCTCGGCCGGCGGCAGTGGCCTGGATGTGAAGAGCCTGCTGGGTGGCGGCGCCATGGGGCTGCTGGTGGGCTCCAAGCGCGGTCGCAAGCTCGGCGGCAAGGCGCTCAAGTATGGTGCCATCGCCGCGGTCGGCATGCTGGCCTGGAAAGCCTGGCAGAACTCGCAGAACGCCAAGGGCCAGAGCGGCCAGCCGGCGGCCAGTGGTGGTGAAGGCGAGCGGGTCGAGGTGTTGCAGGGCGAGTTGCAGGAGCGTCGCAGTCTCGAACTGCTGCAGGCCATGATCATGGCCGCCCGCGCCGACGGCCATATCGACGCGCAGGAGCGCGAACTCATCACCCAGCAGATCGACGCCCTGGGCGCCGATGACGAGCTGCACCGCTGGGTCGAACAGCAACTGAGCGCCCCGCTGGATGCCGAAGCGCTGGCGCGGCAGGCCGACTCGCCCCAGGCGGCGCGCGAGATGTACCTGATCAGCGTGGCGGTGATCGACGAGCAGAATCCCATGGAACGGGCCTGGCTCGATCAACTCGCCAAGGCGCTGAAGCTCCCGGCCGAACTTGCCGGTGAGCTGGAATATCAAGCACAGCAGGCCGGCTAG
- a CDS encoding 2-hydroxychromene-2-carboxylate isomerase has protein sequence MTFTFWFDFASTYSYPAAMRLEHEAAERDIEVRWQPFLLGPIFQAQGLNDTPFKLYPAKGRYMWRDVERLCDRDGIRFHRPSQFPRSGLLAARIANWHVEEEWVPAFVRSVYRANFEHDQDIADPQVIGNCLAELKLDAAYLLEEGQRPEAKEALRDATAQAQALGIFGAPFFMAGDEPFWGYDRMEQALEWYESSRPD, from the coding sequence ATGACCTTTACCTTCTGGTTCGATTTCGCCAGCACATACTCCTATCCAGCCGCGATGCGGCTCGAGCACGAGGCCGCCGAGCGTGACATCGAAGTGCGCTGGCAGCCCTTCCTGCTGGGGCCGATTTTCCAGGCCCAGGGCTTGAACGACACGCCCTTCAAGCTTTACCCGGCCAAGGGGCGCTACATGTGGCGGGATGTCGAACGCCTGTGCGACCGTGATGGCATCCGCTTTCACCGTCCCTCGCAATTTCCCCGCAGCGGCCTGCTGGCCGCGCGCATCGCCAACTGGCACGTCGAGGAAGAGTGGGTGCCGGCGTTCGTACGCAGCGTCTACCGCGCCAATTTCGAACACGACCAGGACATCGCCGACCCCCAGGTCATCGGCAACTGTCTGGCGGAGCTCAAGCTCGACGCGGCCTACCTGCTGGAGGAAGGCCAGCGCCCCGAAGCCAAGGAAGCGCTGCGCGATGCCACGGCCCAGGCCCAGGCGTTGGGTATCTTCGGCGCGCCGTTCTTCATGGCCGGCGACGAGCCGTTCTGGGGCTACGACCGCATGGAGCAGGCACTGGAGTGGTATGAGTCGTCACGCCCGGACTGA
- a CDS encoding Lon protease family protein, which produces MNPLQPLNATQVYRACPEDAFDFEITSELESLDMLSGHARARDALDFGTSMRSDGFNLYVLGHPGHGKHQLVGRFLSERSRDEPTPPDIAYRYNFDDHTQPLCLLLPTGMGRVLRADLEQLAEELRSAIPAVFEGDEYQNRLHEMKQAMGERQRDAIEVVRREAREHDILLLSTPNGFTFAPAGDDDKMMSPEEFEKLDKDDRERIEGTVQVLQKKLAQAIRHMPRLAKQLREHISTLNGEMLQTAIDAPLAELEERYADHDGILDHLKALRDAMLLHVDSFIADEPEMPPEAIFNRFPINLIVDNTGCEGAPVVYLDLPTHQHLVGRIEHHVHNGTLLTDFSLIRAGGLHRANGGYLVIDVRALLMHAGAWETLKWVLRAGEIRTESLEQAYGLISTTTLDPEPVPLDLKVVLLGERLFYYLLCEQDPDFLELFKVQADLEDELERNHGNQPLYARMVATLARDSALRPLDRSGVAAVIERASRLADDQGKLTARHRALSNLLEEADHWAERDDAKVMSRRHVEKAVAQQLWRASRIHERSHEAIARGIVAIQLEGFQVGQVNGLSVMSLGDYAFGQPTRITATARPGPGHVVDIEREARLGGRIHSKAVMILSRCLASRYAPDTPLSLSASLAFEQSYGGIEGDSASVAEACALISAIARVGIDQRLAVTGSIDQHGRVQAVGGVNEKIEGFFDICQARGGVKGHGVLLPPTNVEHLMLKLEVRDAIAAGEFKVYAIEYLDQALELLTGMTPGERTDEGLYPAGSLNAKVHERLEAFHQAVKRSKVKVNDEEEGKEEDKENEAGSTDEERSDDQ; this is translated from the coding sequence GTGAATCCACTGCAGCCCTTGAACGCCACGCAGGTCTATCGCGCCTGCCCCGAGGACGCCTTCGATTTCGAGATCACCAGCGAGCTCGAGTCGCTGGACATGCTGAGCGGCCATGCCCGCGCGCGCGATGCACTGGATTTCGGCACCTCCATGCGCAGCGATGGTTTCAATCTCTACGTGCTAGGCCATCCCGGGCATGGCAAGCATCAGTTGGTCGGACGTTTTCTCTCCGAACGCTCCCGCGACGAGCCTACTCCACCGGACATCGCTTACCGCTACAACTTCGACGATCATACCCAGCCGTTGTGCCTGCTACTGCCCACCGGCATGGGCCGGGTGCTGCGGGCCGACCTGGAACAGCTGGCCGAGGAGTTGCGCTCGGCGATTCCCGCCGTGTTCGAGGGTGATGAGTATCAGAACCGCTTGCACGAGATGAAGCAGGCCATGGGCGAGCGCCAGCGCGATGCCATCGAAGTGGTGCGCCGCGAGGCGCGCGAGCACGACATCCTGTTGCTTTCCACACCCAACGGTTTCACCTTCGCGCCGGCCGGCGACGACGACAAGATGATGTCGCCCGAAGAGTTCGAGAAGCTCGACAAGGACGATCGCGAGCGCATCGAGGGCACGGTACAGGTCCTGCAGAAGAAGTTGGCCCAGGCCATTCGCCACATGCCGCGCCTGGCGAAGCAGCTGCGCGAGCACATCTCCACGCTGAACGGCGAGATGCTGCAAACGGCCATCGACGCGCCGCTGGCCGAGCTGGAAGAGCGCTACGCCGATCACGACGGCATTCTGGATCACCTGAAAGCGCTGCGCGACGCCATGCTGCTGCACGTCGACTCGTTCATCGCCGACGAACCCGAGATGCCGCCAGAGGCGATCTTCAACCGCTTCCCGATCAACCTGATCGTCGACAACACCGGTTGCGAAGGTGCCCCGGTGGTCTATCTCGACCTGCCGACCCATCAGCACCTGGTGGGGCGTATTGAACACCACGTTCACAACGGCACCCTGCTGACCGATTTCTCGCTGATTCGTGCCGGGGGCCTGCACCGGGCCAATGGCGGTTACCTGGTGATCGACGTGCGCGCCTTGCTGATGCATGCCGGCGCCTGGGAGACGCTCAAGTGGGTGCTGCGTGCCGGCGAGATCCGCACCGAGTCGCTGGAACAGGCCTATGGCCTGATCAGCACCACCACGCTGGATCCCGAGCCGGTGCCGCTGGACCTCAAGGTGGTGCTGCTCGGCGAGCGCCTGTTCTACTACTTGCTGTGCGAGCAGGACCCCGACTTTCTCGAGCTGTTCAAGGTGCAGGCCGACCTGGAGGACGAGCTCGAGCGCAACCACGGCAATCAGCCGCTCTATGCCCGCATGGTGGCCACCCTGGCGCGGGATTCGGCATTACGCCCGTTGGACCGCAGCGGCGTGGCGGCGGTGATCGAACGTGCCAGCCGCCTGGCCGACGACCAGGGCAAGCTCACCGCCCGCCATCGGGCTCTGAGCAACCTGCTGGAAGAGGCCGACCACTGGGCCGAGCGCGACGACGCCAAGGTGATGTCGCGCCGCCATGTGGAGAAAGCCGTGGCGCAGCAGCTGTGGCGCGCCAGCCGCATTCACGAGCGCAGCCATGAGGCCATCGCCCGCGGCATCGTCGCGATACAGCTCGAGGGCTTTCAGGTTGGCCAGGTGAACGGCCTTTCGGTGATGAGCCTGGGCGACTACGCCTTCGGCCAGCCCACCCGTATCACGGCCACCGCCCGGCCCGGACCTGGCCACGTGGTGGATATCGAGCGCGAGGCGCGCCTGGGCGGACGCATTCATTCCAAGGCGGTAATGATCCTGTCGCGTTGCCTGGCCAGCCGCTATGCCCCGGATACGCCGCTCTCGCTCTCCGCCAGCTTGGCTTTCGAGCAATCCTACGGCGGTATCGAGGGGGATAGCGCCTCGGTGGCGGAAGCCTGCGCCCTGATTTCGGCCATCGCCCGCGTAGGTATCGACCAGCGCCTGGCGGTGACCGGCTCCATCGACCAGCACGGCCGCGTGCAAGCCGTGGGTGGGGTCAACGAGAAGATCGAGGGTTTCTTCGATATCTGCCAGGCGCGCGGCGGCGTGAAGGGACATGGAGTACTGCTGCCCCCCACCAACGTGGAACATCTTATGCTCAAGCTCGAGGTGCGCGATGCCATCGCCGCCGGCGAATTCAAGGTCTACGCCATCGAGTACCTGGACCAGGCGCTCGAATTGCTCACCGGGATGACACCCGGCGAACGCACGGACGAAGGCCTCTACCCGGCCGGAAGCCTCAATGCCAAGGTACACGAGCGGCTCGAGGCCTTTCACCAGGCAGTGAAGAGAAGCAAGGTCAAGGTGAACGACGAGGAGGAAGGCAAGGAAGAAGACAAGGAGAACGAAGCCGGCAGCACCGACGAGGAGCGCAGCGATGATCAGTGA
- a CDS encoding universal stress protein: protein MISDDAPQGNGSQTPLLDVARVLALLDASRHSLAALAAAVDLASQRHVELVALYVEDLDLLSCAAFPFSCEIGAQSGLTRPLTPDSLENSIAHQLQRVQQALAEAVAGRDLRHRLEVSRGQIAVEALTKAGPGDVLVLGKAGTSERWEKRLGSTSRRLILEAPCSVLLWDETHPFRRGPLHWLATREDDRVQEEATPTIPGWLASLFDGAAPLPVSHAGALERALTHANAGGLLLRRSELASLLEEDGEVIGRVSLPILVIP, encoded by the coding sequence ATGATCAGTGACGATGCCCCGCAGGGCAACGGCTCGCAGACGCCATTGCTGGATGTGGCGCGGGTGCTGGCCCTGCTCGATGCCTCTCGTCACAGCCTGGCGGCCTTGGCCGCGGCGGTGGATCTGGCCAGCCAACGCCACGTCGAGCTAGTGGCGCTTTACGTCGAGGATCTTGATCTGCTGAGCTGCGCCGCCTTCCCCTTTTCCTGCGAGATCGGTGCCCAGTCGGGCCTGACGCGCCCGCTGACACCCGATTCGCTGGAAAACAGCATCGCCCACCAGCTGCAGCGCGTGCAGCAGGCACTGGCCGAGGCGGTGGCCGGGCGCGACCTGCGCCACCGGCTCGAGGTCAGCCGCGGGCAGATTGCTGTCGAGGCCTTGACCAAGGCCGGCCCGGGTGACGTGCTGGTACTCGGCAAGGCCGGCACCAGCGAGCGTTGGGAAAAGCGGCTTGGCTCCACCAGCCGTCGCCTGATCCTGGAAGCCCCCTGCAGCGTGCTGCTGTGGGACGAGACACACCCATTTCGGCGTGGCCCGCTGCACTGGCTGGCGACACGCGAAGACGACCGGGTTCAGGAAGAGGCCACCCCTACGATACCGGGATGGCTAGCCTCGCTGTTCGACGGCGCCGCCCCCCTGCCCGTCAGCCATGCCGGAGCGCTGGAGCGAGCGCTGACCCACGCCAACGCCGGCGGGCTGCTGCTGCGCCGCAGCGAGTTGGCAAGCCTGTTGGAGGAGGATGGCGAGGTTATCGGCAGGGTATCGCTTCCGATCCTGGTCATCCCTTAG
- a CDS encoding SRPBCC family protein, with protein MATIEHSAILKAPPERVFALLERVEDFVDYSDLIKAIEPLGGERYRWHVHAVGMDWTFEVAITENRPPEMLAWESVDGVHNQGCYRLSPVEAGTEVHFTLTYAIRNRLVEKAVTKAAKPLVHKVSRQILERVEERLWR; from the coding sequence ATGGCCACGATCGAACACAGCGCAATTCTCAAGGCCCCGCCGGAGCGGGTATTTGCCCTGCTGGAACGGGTTGAGGACTTCGTCGACTACTCCGACCTGATCAAGGCGATCGAGCCGCTCGGCGGCGAACGCTATCGCTGGCATGTGCATGCCGTGGGCATGGACTGGACCTTCGAGGTGGCCATCACCGAGAACCGGCCACCCGAGATGCTGGCCTGGGAATCGGTGGATGGCGTTCACAACCAGGGCTGCTACCGGCTCAGCCCGGTGGAGGCGGGTACCGAAGTCCACTTCACGCTGACGTATGCCATACGCAACCGCCTGGTCGAAAAGGCCGTGACCAAGGCCGCCAAGCCGCTAGTGCACAAGGTCAGCCGACAGATTCTGGAGCGGGTGGAAGAGCGGCTCTGGCGGTAA
- the rimO gene encoding 30S ribosomal protein S12 methylthiotransferase RimO produces MPTPKVGFVSLGCPKALVDSERILTQLRTDGYEIVPSYDDADVVVVNTCGFIDSAKAESLDAIGEAIAENGKVIVTGCMGVDEGAIRDVHPSVLAVTGPQQYERVVGAVHEAAPHNHRHDPHLDLVPAQGVKLTPRHYAYLKISEGCNHSCSFCIIPSMRGKLVSRPVGDVLREAEGLAKAGVKELLVISQDTSAYGVDLRYAPSEWRGREVRTRLTELCEALSELGIRVRLHYVYPYPHVDELIPLMAEGKILPYLDIPFQHASPKVLKAMKRPAFEDKTLARIKRWRELCPELTIRSTFIVGFPGETEEDFQYLLDWLSEAQLDRVGCFQYSPVEGAPANELGLEPVPDEVKQERWERFMAHQQQISAARLERKIGREIEVLVDEVDEEGPIGRSEADAPEIDGMVFLDAKRTLRPGDVVRARVTNADEYDLWAEVIEEEKPVKFMDFYSA; encoded by the coding sequence ATGCCCACACCCAAGGTCGGTTTCGTCTCACTAGGCTGCCCCAAGGCACTGGTGGATTCCGAGCGTATCCTGACCCAGCTGCGCACCGACGGCTACGAGATCGTGCCCAGCTATGACGACGCCGACGTGGTGGTGGTCAACACCTGCGGCTTCATCGACAGCGCCAAGGCCGAGTCGCTGGATGCCATCGGCGAGGCCATCGCCGAGAACGGCAAGGTGATCGTCACCGGCTGCATGGGCGTGGACGAAGGCGCCATTCGCGACGTTCACCCCAGCGTGCTGGCGGTGACCGGCCCGCAGCAGTACGAACGAGTCGTCGGTGCCGTGCACGAGGCGGCGCCACACAACCATCGGCACGACCCGCACCTCGACCTGGTGCCGGCCCAAGGCGTGAAGCTCACTCCGCGCCACTATGCCTACCTGAAGATCTCCGAGGGCTGCAACCACAGCTGCAGCTTCTGCATCATTCCCTCCATGCGCGGCAAGCTGGTGAGCCGCCCGGTAGGCGATGTGCTGCGCGAGGCCGAGGGGTTGGCCAAGGCCGGCGTGAAGGAGCTCCTGGTGATCTCACAGGATACCAGTGCCTATGGCGTGGACCTGCGCTATGCGCCGAGCGAATGGCGAGGTCGCGAGGTCAGGACAAGGCTTACCGAGCTGTGCGAGGCGCTCTCGGAACTGGGCATTCGCGTGCGGCTGCACTACGTCTACCCCTACCCTCACGTGGACGAGCTGATCCCGCTGATGGCCGAGGGCAAGATCCTGCCCTACCTGGACATTCCCTTCCAGCACGCCAGCCCCAAGGTGCTCAAGGCGATGAAGCGCCCCGCCTTCGAGGACAAGACCCTGGCGCGCATCAAGCGCTGGCGCGAGCTGTGCCCCGAGCTGACCATCCGCTCGACCTTCATCGTCGGCTTCCCCGGCGAGACCGAGGAGGACTTCCAGTACCTGCTCGACTGGCTGAGCGAAGCCCAGCTCGACCGCGTGGGCTGCTTCCAATACTCCCCGGTGGAGGGCGCGCCGGCCAACGAGCTGGGCCTGGAGCCGGTACCGGATGAAGTGAAGCAGGAGCGTTGGGAGCGCTTCATGGCTCACCAGCAGCAGATCTCCGCCGCCCGGCTCGAACGCAAGATCGGCCGCGAGATCGAAGTGCTGGTGGACGAGGTCGACGAGGAAGGCCCGATCGGCCGCAGCGAAGCCGATGCCCCCGAGATCGACGGCATGGTGTTCCTGGATGCCAAGCGCACCCTGCGCCCGGGAGATGTCGTCCGAGCACGCGTAACCAACGCCGATGAATACGATCTCTGGGCAGAGGTCATAGAAGAAGAGAAACCGGTGAAGTTCATGGACTTCTACTCGGCATAA
- the rpsA gene encoding 30S ribosomal protein S1, with protein sequence MSESFAELFEQSLQDINMEPGAIVTATVVDIEGDWVTVNAGLKSEGQIPAAQFRDDNGELTIAVGDEVSVALEAVEDGFGETRLSREKAKRAEAWKILEAAFEKEEIVKGVINGKVKGGFTVDIDSIRAFLPGSLVDVRPVRDTTHLEHKELDFKVIKLDPKRNNVVVSRRAVLEAENSAEREALLATLQEGQQIIGIVKNLTDYGAFVDLGGVDGLLHITDMAWKRIKHPSEIVAVGDEINVKVLKFDRERNRVSLGLKQLGEDPWVNIKDRYPEGTVVPARVTNLTDYGCFAELEEGVEGLVHVSEMDWTNKNIHPSKVVNIGDEVDVMILDIDEERRRISLGVKQCTPNPWETFSAQYNKGDRVSGSIKSITDFGIFIGLEGGIDGLVHLSDLSWSETGEEAVRRFKKGDEAEAVILSIDPERERISLGIKQLDSDPVAEYLAVNDKGSIVSGRVVEVDAKEAHVELATDVVAVLKASEISADRVEDARNVLSEGDTVEARIVSVDRKNRAINLSIKAKDQDDTRQNLKKLREQEVETGGPTTIGDLIKQQMGQD encoded by the coding sequence ATGAGCGAAAGCTTTGCTGAACTGTTTGAACAGTCACTGCAGGACATCAACATGGAGCCGGGCGCCATCGTCACGGCTACCGTCGTCGACATCGAGGGTGACTGGGTCACCGTCAATGCCGGCCTGAAGTCTGAAGGGCAGATTCCCGCGGCGCAGTTCCGCGACGATAACGGCGAACTCACCATCGCCGTTGGCGACGAAGTCAGCGTCGCCCTGGAAGCCGTCGAAGACGGTTTCGGCGAGACCCGTCTGTCTCGCGAGAAGGCCAAGCGCGCCGAAGCGTGGAAGATCCTGGAAGCGGCCTTCGAGAAAGAAGAAATCGTCAAGGGCGTGATCAACGGCAAGGTCAAGGGCGGCTTCACCGTCGACATCGACTCCATCCGTGCCTTCCTCCCGGGTTCCCTGGTCGACGTGCGTCCGGTGCGCGACACCACGCACCTCGAGCACAAGGAGCTCGACTTCAAGGTCATCAAGCTCGACCCGAAGCGCAACAACGTTGTCGTTTCCCGCCGCGCCGTGCTCGAAGCCGAGAACAGCGCCGAGCGTGAGGCCCTGCTCGCCACCCTGCAGGAAGGCCAGCAGATCATTGGTATCGTCAAGAACCTGACCGACTACGGTGCCTTCGTCGACCTGGGCGGCGTCGATGGCCTGCTGCACATCACCGACATGGCCTGGAAGCGCATCAAGCATCCGAGCGAGATCGTGGCCGTGGGCGACGAGATCAACGTCAAGGTGCTCAAGTTCGACCGCGAGCGCAACCGCGTCTCCCTGGGCCTGAAGCAGCTGGGCGAAGATCCGTGGGTCAACATCAAGGACCGCTACCCCGAGGGTACCGTGGTTCCGGCTCGCGTCACCAACCTCACCGACTACGGCTGCTTCGCCGAGCTGGAAGAGGGTGTCGAAGGCCTGGTTCACGTCTCCGAGATGGATTGGACCAACAAGAACATCCACCCGTCCAAGGTCGTCAACATCGGCGACGAAGTAGATGTCATGATCCTCGACATCGACGAAGAGCGTCGTCGTATCTCCCTGGGTGTCAAGCAGTGCACGCCGAACCCGTGGGAAACCTTCAGCGCCCAGTACAACAAGGGCGACCGTGTGTCCGGTTCCATCAAGTCGATCACCGACTTCGGAATCTTTATCGGTCTGGAAGGCGGCATCGACGGCCTGGTTCACCTCTCCGACCTCTCCTGGTCCGAGACCGGCGAAGAAGCCGTGCGCCGCTTCAAGAAGGGCGACGAAGCCGAAGCCGTCATCCTCTCCATCGACCCGGAGCGTGAGCGCATTTCGCTTGGTATCAAGCAGCTCGACTCCGACCCGGTGGCCGAGTACCTGGCCGTCAACGACAAGGGCTCCATCGTCTCCGGCCGTGTGGTCGAAGTCGATGCCAAGGAAGCCCATGTCGAGTTGGCCACTGATGTCGTTGCCGTACTCAAGGCATCCGAGATCAGCGCCGACCGCGTCGAAGATGCGCGCAACGTGCTGAGCGAAGGCGACACCGTCGAAGCCCGCATCGTCAGCGTCGATCGCAAGAACCGCGCGATCAACCTGTCGATCAAGGCCAAGGACCAGGACGACACTCGTCAGAACCTGAAGAAGCTGCGCGAGCAGGAAGTCGAGACCGGTGGCCCGACCACCATCGGCGACCTCATCAAGCAGCAGATGGGTCAGGACTGA
- the cmk gene encoding (d)CMP kinase: protein MSEAAKVLTLDGPGGAGKGTISRLIAERLGWHLLDSGALYRLTALAAMRRGLVLDDEPALERVAAELDVVFVAEEDKTRVLLEGDDVSHEIRTEQVGDAASQVAALNGVRQALLQRQRDFRKPPGLVADGRDMGTVVFPDAELKVFLTASAEERARRRHLQLQEAGVNASLSSLLKEIQARDARDMQRSVAPLKPAIDAITLDTTSLKIPEVVERLTEWLAERGLVPET from the coding sequence ATGAGCGAAGCGGCGAAGGTATTGACCCTCGACGGGCCCGGAGGTGCCGGCAAGGGCACCATCAGCCGCCTGATCGCCGAGCGCTTGGGATGGCACCTGCTCGACAGCGGTGCGCTCTATCGCCTGACGGCGCTGGCCGCCATGCGCCGCGGCCTGGTGCTGGATGACGAACCGGCGCTGGAGCGGGTGGCCGCCGAACTTGACGTGGTCTTCGTGGCCGAGGAGGACAAGACTCGTGTGCTGCTCGAAGGCGACGACGTCAGCCACGAGATCCGCACCGAGCAGGTAGGCGACGCCGCTTCCCAGGTCGCCGCGCTGAATGGCGTGCGCCAGGCGCTGCTGCAGCGCCAGCGAGACTTCAGGAAGCCCCCCGGGCTGGTGGCCGACGGACGAGACATGGGCACTGTGGTATTCCCCGATGCCGAACTCAAGGTGTTCCTCACGGCCAGCGCCGAAGAGCGTGCGCGCAGGCGCCACCTTCAGTTGCAGGAGGCGGGGGTGAATGCTAGTCTATCGAGTCTTTTGAAGGAAATTCAGGCACGCGACGCACGCGACATGCAGCGCAGCGTGGCTCCTCTCAAGCCGGCCATTGATGCCATAACGCTTGATACCACGAGCCTGAAGATACCGGAAGTGGTGGAACGGTTGACGGAGTGGCTCGCCGAGCGCGGCCTCGTCCCCGAAACTTGA